Proteins from a single region of Paenibacillus sp. BIHB 4019:
- a CDS encoding DinB family protein, with protein sequence MLHDLKGEANMPPIVGMLYSAVKENSERLKSITSGMSQEEVDSKGPNHHSNSTAQLIKHILYVDLNWVYRIKGQPLPQLLKEQYGPMIDENNRLPMVQGMPLNTLISSYEDVINMLKDICAQLTDADLDQVVTFGHENEKQATIRWGLWHMADHSRYHQAQINQLRKWFSENVLSK encoded by the coding sequence ATGCTGCATGATTTAAAAGGTGAAGCGAATATGCCGCCGATTGTGGGGATGTTATATTCCGCTGTGAAAGAGAACAGTGAGCGACTAAAATCCATCACAAGCGGCATGTCGCAAGAAGAAGTAGACAGCAAGGGACCTAACCATCATTCAAATAGTACGGCCCAGTTAATCAAACATATCCTCTATGTTGATCTGAACTGGGTTTATAGAATAAAAGGACAGCCGCTTCCGCAGTTATTAAAAGAACAATATGGCCCTATGATCGATGAAAATAACCGGCTTCCCATGGTCCAAGGCATGCCCTTGAATACGCTTATTTCCAGCTATGAGGATGTTATAAATATGTTGAAAGACATCTGTGCACAATTAACAGATGCTGATCTGGATCAAGTTGTCACTTTCGGTCATGAAAATGAAAAGCAAGCAACCATACGCTGGGGGTTATGGCATATGGCTGACCATAGCCGCTACCATCAAGCTCAAATCAACCAGCTTAGAAAGTGGTTTAGCGAAAATGTTCTGTCGAAATAA
- the rluF gene encoding 23S rRNA pseudouridine(2604) synthase RluF, with amino-acid sequence MRINKFISETGYCSRREADKLVENGRVTINGNTALLGSQAEHGDDVRIDGNRIGEHKGHVYIALNKPAGITCTTELHIEGNIVDYVHHQERIFPIGRLDKDSEGLILMTNDGDVVNPILRSEGKHEKEYIVTVDRPISESFVIGMSEGVKILGSMTLPCKVTRSAERVFRIVLTEGRNRQIRRMCEAFGYHVRKLQRVRIMNIQLGELPIGEWRDLTELEKAQLFDLLDYTPASPSPSSSAKAGSKSESNQ; translated from the coding sequence GTGAGAATTAATAAATTTATTAGTGAAACCGGATATTGCTCGCGAAGGGAAGCGGACAAGCTTGTTGAGAACGGACGTGTGACCATTAATGGCAACACGGCGCTTCTAGGCAGTCAAGCCGAGCATGGCGATGATGTGCGCATTGACGGCAACCGTATTGGTGAACATAAAGGTCATGTGTATATCGCTTTAAATAAGCCAGCGGGCATCACTTGTACGACCGAGCTGCATATTGAGGGCAACATCGTTGATTATGTGCACCATCAGGAGCGGATTTTTCCGATTGGCAGACTCGATAAAGATTCGGAAGGGCTTATTCTCATGACGAATGACGGCGATGTCGTGAATCCGATTTTGCGTTCGGAGGGCAAGCATGAGAAGGAATATATTGTGACGGTAGATCGTCCGATCAGCGAATCGTTTGTCATTGGCATGTCGGAGGGCGTCAAAATTTTGGGAAGCATGACGCTGCCCTGCAAAGTGACGCGCAGTGCAGAGCGCGTATTCCGCATCGTATTGACCGAGGGGCGCAACCGCCAAATTCGCAGAATGTGCGAAGCTTTTGGCTACCATGTGCGTAAGCTTCAGCGGGTACGCATTATGAACATTCAGCTGGGCGAGCTGCCTATCGGCGAATGGAGAGACTTGACGGAGCTGGAGAAGGCGCAGCTGTTTGATCTGCTGGATTATACGCCAGCTTCGCCGTCGCCGTCATCGTCTGCAAAAGCAGGGTCTAAATCTGAATCGAATCAATAG
- a CDS encoding ATP-binding protein — MPFKLKLCLLIAIAFFSMFVTLLIVDQYSMFRNMHKNLGSMLSKASVQLYETLALSNSELASGEPLDAETEERLNRLIEDWKQWDARILDITILRPQDHEEQITSVASYDIIYGKQSLYDAELEQELINLTAKDRLYRVNEIEADGAAYLKSYYSNKNMQPAVIRIVYSYEYFQDRAAYKVKDWLKYAGIFMLFILFGSYLLSGMLLRPLKSILWKVNEVSHGRFDSFIKVRSRDEFGLLAVKINAMSQNLSIYMDKLRKAFEENRRMKNFLQSFINHTSDAIHVVDLQGIIIQVNQAFEQLYGYTAEEALGSQLTLIPESHRGEMKLILASLLAGKVLPAQETKRLTKSGEVIPVSVTISPIRDSAGEVKAFASITRDMRSRNKMEELLRRSEKLTTVGQLAAGVAHEIRNPLTTLRGFLQLQLKNRTGNTEHTSLMLSELDRINLIVSEFLILAKPQATQFALKDVKQVLRDVLLFLDSEAHLHNAEFLTVFAEEPCLISCEENQLKQVFINVLKNAIEAMPTGGPIYIRLKRNSGHITIEIADEGIGIPEELISQIGSPFVTGKESGTGLGMMVSQRIIQSHQGMIDIQSQVNAGTTVTITLPALKDEGDGGILVEKASAAG, encoded by the coding sequence GTGCCATTCAAACTCAAGCTCTGCTTACTAATTGCGATAGCATTCTTCTCCATGTTTGTTACCCTACTTATTGTGGACCAATATTCGATGTTTCGCAATATGCACAAAAATCTTGGCAGCATGCTGAGCAAAGCATCTGTACAGCTCTACGAAACGCTGGCTTTATCAAATAGCGAGCTGGCATCGGGCGAGCCACTTGATGCAGAGACGGAGGAGCGGCTTAATAGGCTGATTGAAGACTGGAAGCAGTGGGACGCACGCATTTTGGATATAACCATATTACGGCCTCAGGATCATGAGGAGCAGATTACGAGCGTAGCCAGCTATGATATTATTTACGGCAAGCAGAGCCTCTATGATGCCGAGCTTGAGCAAGAGCTGATTAATCTGACAGCCAAGGATCGTCTTTATCGGGTCAATGAAATCGAAGCGGACGGCGCCGCTTATTTAAAGAGCTACTATAGCAATAAAAATATGCAGCCCGCTGTTATCCGCATCGTCTATAGCTACGAATACTTTCAGGATCGGGCTGCGTACAAGGTGAAGGATTGGCTGAAATATGCCGGCATCTTTATGTTATTTATTTTATTTGGCAGCTATTTGCTGTCGGGGATGCTGCTCCGTCCACTTAAATCGATTTTATGGAAGGTCAATGAGGTGTCTCACGGCCGTTTTGATTCGTTCATTAAAGTGAGAAGCAGGGATGAGTTTGGCCTGCTTGCTGTGAAAATAAACGCGATGTCGCAAAATCTCAGCATTTACATGGACAAGCTGCGCAAAGCTTTTGAAGAAAACCGCCGGATGAAAAATTTTCTGCAATCCTTCATTAATCATACGAGTGATGCGATCCATGTTGTCGATCTGCAGGGAATTATTATACAAGTGAATCAAGCCTTCGAGCAGCTTTATGGCTATACAGCGGAAGAGGCGCTTGGCAGCCAGCTTACGCTCATACCGGAAAGCCACCGGGGCGAAATGAAGCTGATCCTAGCCTCGCTTCTGGCGGGCAAGGTGCTCCCTGCACAGGAGACGAAGCGTTTAACGAAGTCGGGCGAGGTTATCCCCGTAAGCGTCACGATATCCCCGATTCGCGATAGCGCGGGCGAGGTGAAGGCGTTCGCTAGCATTACCCGCGACATGAGGAGCCGCAACAAGATGGAGGAGCTGCTGCGCCGCTCCGAGAAGCTGACGACAGTTGGCCAGCTGGCGGCTGGTGTCGCCCATGAGATTCGCAATCCGCTGACGACGCTGCGAGGCTTTCTCCAGCTTCAACTGAAAAATCGTACGGGCAATACCGAGCACACAAGCTTGATGCTGTCGGAGCTGGATCGCATTAACCTGATTGTCAGCGAATTTTTGATTTTGGCCAAGCCGCAGGCGACACAGTTTGCCTTAAAGGATGTTAAGCAGGTGCTGCGCGACGTACTGCTGTTTCTCGATAGCGAGGCTCATCTGCATAATGCGGAATTTCTGACCGTTTTCGCCGAAGAGCCCTGCCTGATTTCCTGTGAGGAAAATCAGCTCAAGCAAGTGTTCATTAATGTGCTGAAAAATGCGATTGAAGCGATGCCGACTGGAGGGCCCATTTACATACGCTTGAAACGAAATTCGGGCCACATTACGATAGAAATAGCAGATGAAGGCATCGGCATACCAGAGGAACTGATTTCGCAAATCGGCAGCCCATTCGTGACGGGCAAGGAGAGCGGTACCGGACTTGGCATGATGGTCAGCCAGCGCATTATCCAGAGCCATCAAGGCATGATTGATATTCAAAGCCAAGTGAATGCCGGAACAACGGTGACGATTACGCTCCCTGCTTTGAAAGACGAGGGCGACGGAGGTATACTAGTAGAAAAAGCAAGCGCTGCAGGTTAA
- the tadA gene encoding tRNA adenosine(34) deaminase TadA, whose amino-acid sequence MLQEQEDEFWMQQAIEEAKKAEQIGEVPIGAIVVKNHQIIGRGYNLRETQHDPTAHAEMVAIRDACKELDAWRLLDCTLYVTLEPCPMCAGAIVQSRVKRVVYGTGDPKAGCAGTLMNLLQEPRFNHETELTSGVLQQECATMLTQFFRKLRRKNI is encoded by the coding sequence ATGCTGCAAGAGCAGGAAGACGAATTTTGGATGCAACAGGCTATTGAGGAAGCCAAAAAAGCCGAGCAAATTGGTGAGGTTCCCATAGGAGCAATTGTTGTTAAAAATCATCAAATCATTGGGAGAGGTTACAATCTTCGAGAAACGCAGCATGATCCTACTGCCCACGCCGAAATGGTCGCCATTCGCGATGCATGCAAGGAGTTGGACGCTTGGCGGCTGCTCGATTGTACCTTGTATGTAACATTGGAGCCATGTCCAATGTGTGCTGGAGCTATCGTCCAATCCAGAGTGAAGCGTGTCGTTTATGGTACCGGCGATCCCAAAGCAGGATGCGCAGGCACACTAATGAATTTGCTGCAGGAGCCGCGTTTCAACCACGAAACGGAACTGACTAGCGGCGTATTGCAACAAGAATGCGCCACAATGCTTACCCAGTTCTTCAGGAAGCTGCGACGGAAAAATATATAG
- a CDS encoding methyl-accepting chemotaxis protein: MNSVQAMLHAMPYIRKMMRESASLSLYDRTHMLYYLPMPGVDMGFKTGDTLSEGFMNFAALKNGREESITHIPQEAFGIAMDVVNIPLKNENGEVEAVFCVAYNLTSQNQLEHLVRESHSITEHLVQMVQQMAAHSEELQAASEQISDNSKTTAENSKQINKVAGFIKEVSEQTNMLGLNAAIEAARAGEAGAGFGVVATEVRKLSVDSKKATVEIEKALGDIQTSIKGMEREISQIVASSEEQASMVSAFTSVIERLQSSSQSMKDIADQMISYNLTES, translated from the coding sequence ATGAATTCAGTCCAAGCTATGCTCCACGCCATGCCTTACATCCGGAAGATGATGCGGGAGAGTGCGAGCCTGTCTCTATATGACCGCACTCATATGCTTTATTATTTGCCTATGCCGGGAGTCGATATGGGGTTCAAAACAGGCGATACGCTTTCTGAGGGCTTTATGAATTTTGCTGCGCTTAAAAATGGCAGGGAGGAAAGCATCACCCATATTCCCCAGGAAGCGTTTGGAATTGCGATGGATGTTGTAAATATACCGCTTAAGAACGAGAATGGCGAGGTGGAGGCTGTTTTTTGTGTCGCTTATAATTTAACGAGCCAGAATCAGCTGGAGCATCTTGTGCGCGAAAGCCATTCCATTACAGAGCATTTGGTGCAGATGGTACAGCAAATGGCAGCCCACTCCGAGGAATTGCAAGCGGCGAGTGAACAAATTTCGGATAATTCGAAAACAACAGCGGAAAACTCGAAGCAAATCAACAAAGTTGCAGGCTTTATTAAAGAGGTATCTGAGCAGACGAATATGCTTGGGCTGAACGCAGCAATTGAAGCGGCGCGCGCAGGTGAAGCAGGAGCAGGCTTTGGCGTCGTGGCCACCGAGGTGCGCAAGCTGTCCGTCGATTCCAAAAAAGCGACCGTAGAAATTGAGAAGGCGCTTGGCGATATTCAGACGTCGATAAAAGGCATGGAACGCGAAATTTCGCAAATTGTGGCCTCATCCGAGGAACAGGCTTCCATGGTTAGCGCTTTTACGAGCGTGATCGAGCGTCTGCAAAGCTCAAGCCAATCGATGAAGGACATTGCTGATCAGATGATTTCCTACAATCTTACGGAGTCATAG
- a CDS encoding chromate transporter — protein sequence MLGELFIVFLKIGCVSFGGGYAVIPIIQYEALSRGWMTQGEFQQAVSLAGMAPGSIATNSATLIGYQTAGITGAIISTAGMVLPSLVLMIVLSAFILRLQNNQWLSASFYGLKPMITGLMVYAAIHFGYPNDGAILSWSFAGMLLIVAGSLFLLIRYKLPPFIIIAGAGAAGIILF from the coding sequence ATGCTCGGAGAGCTGTTTATTGTTTTTTTGAAAATAGGCTGTGTCTCGTTTGGAGGAGGCTACGCGGTTATTCCGATTATTCAATATGAGGCTCTATCCCGAGGCTGGATGACGCAAGGTGAATTTCAACAAGCCGTCTCCCTTGCCGGGATGGCGCCGGGCTCCATTGCAACAAATTCCGCGACATTAATCGGTTATCAGACAGCCGGCATCACGGGCGCGATCATATCGACTGCTGGCATGGTGCTGCCGTCGCTGGTGCTCATGATTGTGCTGTCAGCGTTTATCCTCCGCCTTCAAAATAATCAATGGCTGTCGGCCTCCTTTTACGGCTTGAAGCCGATGATTACCGGCCTAATGGTCTATGCGGCCATTCATTTCGGTTATCCGAATGATGGCGCGATTCTGAGCTGGTCGTTCGCTGGGATGCTGCTCATTGTTGCAGGCAGCTTGTTTTTACTAATACGCTATAAGCTGCCTCCGTTTATTATCATTGCCGGAGCAGGGGCAGCGGGTATCATTTTATTTTAG
- a CDS encoding chromate transporter → MANGQNKRLGMLLQLFWIFFRIGPTTFGGGYAMMPMIEREAVQKRQWLDEKEWTQLISLAGSAPGGVGVNAAAMVGYRQAGAAGAVIAIAGITLPTLLLVLLLGLFIRAFGDHPKLMAALKGIHGAVIALMVMAAYRMARAALFDVATTFVAVVTLAVLLFTAINPIYVVVAGLLGGIVFTKGKQLLGMKVLTEKASVSRNNSEIEYYI, encoded by the coding sequence ATGGCAAATGGACAAAATAAACGGCTGGGCATGCTGCTGCAGCTGTTTTGGATATTTTTTCGAATTGGGCCTACAACGTTTGGCGGCGGCTACGCGATGATGCCGATGATCGAGCGGGAGGCCGTACAGAAGCGGCAGTGGCTGGATGAAAAAGAATGGACGCAGCTCATTTCGCTCGCAGGGTCGGCACCCGGCGGAGTAGGCGTCAATGCGGCAGCGATGGTCGGCTATCGGCAGGCAGGCGCAGCAGGGGCGGTTATCGCCATTGCCGGCATTACGCTCCCTACGCTGCTGCTCGTTTTGCTGCTCGGCTTGTTTATACGCGCCTTTGGCGATCATCCGAAGCTGATGGCGGCGCTTAAAGGGATACATGGGGCGGTTATCGCCTTAATGGTGATGGCCGCTTACCGCATGGCGCGGGCGGCGCTGTTTGACGTTGCGACGACGTTCGTAGCGGTTGTGACGCTCGCTGTGCTGCTGTTTACTGCGATTAATCCGATTTACGTCGTCGTGGCAGGGCTGCTTGGAGGCATCGTATTCACGAAGGGCAAGCAGCTGCTGGGGATGAAGGTATTGACGGAGAAAGCTTCTGTCAGCAGAAACAACAGTGAAATTGAATACTACATTTAG
- a CDS encoding ROK family transcriptional regulator, which translates to MYKAERSVPSHKELIYTQIGEQGTVSKAELLDRHKLTSSTLTRVLEELVTDGLIQETGLGPSSGGRRPILYQIHAEYRYIFGLEISRFSSTLGLFDMQLNQKSLVRWRMDEAMTPQALVDYASQLMRTLLRDHRIEREQILGIGIGAVGPLDRSSGMILDPLYFAARGWTQVPICQMFEEATGFTAFLENGANTALLGERWALRHEDIEHALYVHAGVSLRSAIMSYGRIVHGTMDMEGSIGQMIIHTDGPRLSSAGNYGALEAYASIQALEHQARSHAKMGQDSLLKAYSVTPEQLNYELLLQALSADDPYVQELFQQSAVYFGVGLANLINIFHPELVILGGALINSKPMYFQTATDTAKKNTYYSPAYEPRFSKGQLKEDAVVTGAALTVRNKMRI; encoded by the coding sequence ATGTACAAAGCGGAACGGAGCGTTCCCTCTCATAAAGAGCTTATTTATACACAAATCGGCGAGCAGGGCACCGTATCGAAAGCGGAGCTGCTGGACAGGCACAAGCTGACGAGCAGTACGCTAACGCGTGTATTGGAGGAGCTTGTGACGGACGGGCTGATTCAAGAGACGGGTCTTGGTCCCTCCAGCGGCGGCAGACGGCCGATTTTGTACCAGATTCATGCGGAGTACCGGTACATTTTTGGACTGGAAATTTCGCGTTTCTCTTCGACATTAGGCTTATTCGATATGCAGCTGAATCAGAAATCACTCGTTCGCTGGCGGATGGATGAGGCGATGACACCACAGGCGCTGGTGGACTACGCGTCGCAGCTGATGCGTACGCTGCTTCGGGATCACCGGATCGAGCGGGAGCAAATTCTCGGCATTGGCATTGGGGCGGTTGGGCCGCTTGACCGGAGCAGCGGGATGATTTTGGACCCGCTGTATTTTGCCGCTCGCGGCTGGACGCAGGTGCCGATTTGCCAAATGTTTGAGGAAGCGACCGGATTTACCGCGTTTCTTGAAAATGGCGCCAACACCGCGCTGCTCGGCGAGCGCTGGGCGCTGCGCCATGAAGACATCGAGCATGCGCTGTACGTGCATGCCGGCGTCAGCCTGCGCTCCGCGATCATGTCGTACGGCCGTATCGTCCATGGCACGATGGACATGGAAGGCTCGATCGGGCAAATGATCATTCACACGGATGGGCCACGGCTGTCTTCGGCAGGGAATTACGGCGCGCTGGAGGCATATGCTTCGATTCAGGCGCTGGAGCATCAAGCGCGCTCCCATGCGAAGATGGGGCAGGATTCGCTGCTCAAAGCGTATTCCGTCACGCCCGAGCAGCTGAACTATGAATTGCTGCTGCAAGCTCTGTCGGCGGATGATCCGTATGTGCAGGAGCTGTTCCAGCAGTCCGCCGTCTATTTCGGCGTCGGCCTGGCGAATTTGATTAATATTTTTCACCCGGAGCTTGTTATTCTGGGCGGCGCTTTAATCAATTCAAAGCCGATGTATTTTCAGACGGCTACAGATACTGCTAAGAAAAACACCTACTATTCCCCCGCCTATGAGCCGAGGTTTTCCAAAGGCCAGCTCAAAGAGGATGCCGTCGTGACCGGAGCGGCGCTGACTGTGCGTAATAAGATGCGGATATAA
- a CDS encoding histidine kinase — MRSESTIFSMKIMTIFLAISLCTAFVFVIYFQDANKSKDDISMEILQDGSGNMTLSDVKVSDQFAALPGNYSKVGYSPVRLWFKIKLNRYNADEINYLTINNPLFEDVTIYLPTSNDYVTKHFGYAYKSHSDEIGYVYPAFKIPPHFDHNQYIYMTSKSLYGQNFVVGLVNDDLFRKTSMINVWVGGILVGVLTALFFYNLVTGLAIKNKTFIKYCFYVFTTLLWNAAMTGLLNITGFKYAYWIAEYSTGIGILMSLAIAIFMRAIFQTQTRFPKIDFCLKLLIAYFPITLLLFFFISKELGAFGAGASSVVFVLYFIIMFKGIRNKTIRSPQLIAAWLLCFVSVILFYLMVFGVMPQSYIIIYYLFFLSCASATAFALSLAEIINQLNEEKQRNQVLFENSEIQSRQFELAFIRAQMDPHFVHNTLNVIEGVIAENKEKAGSLVNDLSHYLRNIFDYSNSERYISIHDELDAVKFYVRIEQARFPGKIFVNYEIDPGIQLKVPRLVIQPLVENAIKHGIRKRKIAGTVTIRVKELEHDYLIAVEDDGVGIEEADKYKLLEYSPGKGIGLANINARLTAEYGTQLQIVSEKGKGTAVRFDVPKKEQP; from the coding sequence ATGAGATCGGAATCTACTATATTTTCAATGAAAATAATGACCATTTTTTTAGCCATATCGCTTTGCACCGCATTCGTTTTCGTCATTTACTTTCAGGATGCGAACAAATCCAAAGATGATATCAGTATGGAGATTCTACAAGACGGTTCAGGAAACATGACCTTGTCCGATGTTAAAGTCAGCGATCAATTTGCAGCTTTGCCTGGAAATTATTCCAAGGTTGGCTATTCTCCGGTCCGACTATGGTTCAAAATAAAATTAAACCGATATAACGCGGATGAAATCAATTATCTTACAATAAACAACCCTCTTTTTGAAGATGTAACGATTTACCTCCCGACAAGTAACGATTACGTAACAAAGCATTTCGGGTACGCGTATAAAAGCCATTCCGATGAGATCGGCTATGTCTACCCCGCATTTAAAATCCCGCCGCATTTTGACCATAATCAGTACATATACATGACAAGCAAATCGTTATACGGACAGAACTTTGTTGTCGGGCTCGTAAATGACGATCTCTTTAGGAAGACAAGCATGATAAACGTCTGGGTAGGTGGCATCTTAGTCGGCGTTTTGACGGCATTGTTTTTTTATAATTTGGTCACGGGCTTAGCCATAAAAAACAAAACTTTTATAAAATACTGCTTTTATGTGTTCACCACCTTGTTATGGAACGCTGCAATGACGGGACTTTTAAACATCACGGGCTTCAAATACGCCTATTGGATTGCGGAATATTCCACAGGCATCGGCATTCTCATGTCGCTGGCCATCGCCATTTTTATGAGAGCGATTTTTCAGACCCAAACCAGGTTCCCCAAGATTGATTTTTGTTTAAAGCTACTCATCGCTTACTTCCCCATCACTTTATTACTGTTTTTTTTCATCAGTAAAGAGCTAGGAGCATTTGGTGCGGGCGCATCTTCTGTGGTGTTTGTATTGTATTTTATAATTATGTTTAAAGGAATAAGGAACAAAACCATTCGTTCGCCGCAGCTCATAGCGGCATGGCTCTTGTGCTTTGTGTCGGTAATCCTGTTTTATTTGATGGTTTTCGGAGTAATGCCTCAAAGTTACATTATTATTTATTACTTATTTTTTCTTTCTTGTGCCTCCGCTACCGCATTTGCCCTGTCTCTTGCAGAAATCATTAATCAATTAAATGAAGAGAAGCAGCGCAATCAAGTTCTATTTGAAAATTCCGAAATTCAATCCCGGCAGTTTGAGCTTGCTTTCATACGGGCACAAATGGACCCGCATTTTGTTCATAACACCTTGAATGTAATAGAAGGGGTTATTGCTGAAAATAAAGAAAAAGCGGGAAGCTTGGTAAACGATTTATCCCATTATCTTAGAAATATATTCGATTACAGCAATTCGGAAAGATATATTTCTATTCATGATGAGCTGGATGCAGTCAAGTTTTATGTTCGCATTGAGCAAGCCCGATTCCCAGGCAAAATATTTGTCAACTATGAAATTGATCCAGGCATTCAGTTGAAGGTGCCGCGCCTCGTTATTCAACCCTTGGTAGAAAATGCGATTAAACACGGGATACGTAAAAGGAAAATTGCAGGAACAGTCACGATTAGAGTTAAAGAGCTTGAACATGACTACTTGATAGCGGTAGAAGACGACGGCGTCGGCATTGAAGAAGCGGACAAATATAAACTGCTTGAATACTCCCCGGGCAAGGGCATTGGACTTGCCAACATAAACGCGCGGCTTACGGCCGAGTACGGAACGCAGCTTCAAATCGTCAGTGAGAAGGGTAAAGGAACCGCGGTTCGTTTTGACGTACCCAAAAAGGAGCAGCCATGA
- a CDS encoding response regulator translates to MKVIIVDDEYYALRNLKSKFEKIADVEVIAMYEDPATALEEMSSIQPDLALLDIEMPEIDGITLLGMMFKKRPEMDFVFTSAHHAYVSDTLETKALDFLVKPVKYEQLYVTLEKIKKIRSKSGMGHKIEVKCFGDFSVFIDGKLIDDNWRTKKTEELLAYLLCMNGKYVSRERIINDLWPDLEMNKGYANLYTTQYNLKKRFNAFGIHHLIKSRLGNIWLNIEDIKVDLLEFDRFSKSYNEDKSNMEILEQMVELYKGMLFENKLYSWTLSIQQSYDVSYDDALNTLIQFHRQRGDETKAQYYEMKEML, encoded by the coding sequence ATGAAAGTTATTATTGTAGACGACGAATATTATGCGCTGCGGAACTTGAAAAGCAAGTTCGAGAAAATTGCGGATGTCGAAGTCATTGCGATGTATGAAGACCCTGCAACAGCTTTGGAAGAAATGAGCAGCATACAGCCCGACCTTGCTTTACTGGATATCGAAATGCCGGAAATCGATGGCATAACCTTGCTCGGGATGATGTTCAAAAAAAGACCGGAAATGGATTTTGTTTTCACAAGTGCTCACCATGCCTATGTGTCGGACACGCTTGAAACAAAAGCGTTGGATTTTCTAGTAAAGCCGGTGAAGTACGAACAGCTTTATGTCACATTGGAGAAAATAAAGAAGATTAGAAGCAAAAGCGGCATGGGACACAAAATCGAGGTTAAGTGTTTTGGCGATTTTTCCGTATTTATAGATGGGAAATTGATCGACGACAATTGGCGAACCAAAAAAACGGAAGAGCTTCTCGCCTATTTGCTATGCATGAACGGCAAGTACGTATCCAGAGAACGGATCATTAATGACTTGTGGCCCGATTTGGAGATGAATAAAGGTTATGCAAACTTATATACGACGCAATATAACTTAAAGAAGCGATTCAACGCTTTTGGAATCCATCATTTGATTAAGAGTAGACTCGGGAACATCTGGCTCAACATTGAAGACATTAAAGTGGATTTGTTGGAGTTCGATCGTTTCAGTAAAAGTTATAATGAAGATAAGAGCAATATGGAAATCCTCGAGCAAATGGTGGAGCTGTACAAAGGCATGTTATTTGAAAATAAGCTTTATTCATGGACGTTAAGTATACAGCAATCTTACGATGTAAGTTACGATGATGCATTGAATACTCTGATCCAGTTTCATAGGCAACGCGGCGATGAGACAAAAGCCCAGTACTATGAGATGAAAGAAATGCTCTAA